The following coding sequences lie in one Stigmatopora nigra isolate UIUO_SnigA chromosome 4, RoL_Snig_1.1, whole genome shotgun sequence genomic window:
- the LOC144195584 gene encoding bone morphogenetic protein 10-like yields the protein MASIWVSLPGTNCGTETLFLLFWILLLRGPLYSQSNPISNTDQRLPPPIPGLGRAVDQSHLELENNLIMQGELESLKEQKTLETLNLSAMGPPPLLPGILREEPPEYMMELYNRFANDRNSVPSASIIRSFKNEDSSPSTVGVGGVRRHPLLFNVSVPHHERIIAAELRLYTLVQTDRHLFAGVDRKVTIYELLGDENENSEGSNNSEFGKEHTEILELASRQVYGTDNGWEAFNLTAAVQRWRKSVDDSTRRLEVHIDSVEGDSQYVSTENHNGIFDEDMKIDTSAKEKHKPLLIVFSDDESGDHRDDKEELNEMIEHETSDAILSNYLEKDPRGESGGDGYSEPDEEDLIQMRSNLIYDTSSRIRRNVKGDHCGRRPLRVDFKDIGWDSWILAPSDYEAYECSGICTYPLTKHVTPTKHAIVQTLVNINSPHKTARACCVPTKLDPISLLYLDDTGVVTYKHKYEGMVVAECGCR from the exons ATGGCGAGCATTTGGGTTTCTCTACCAGGAACCAATTGCGGCACTGAGACTTTGTTCTTGCTATTTTGGATATTGTTGCTCCGGGGGCCACTCTACAGCCAGAGCAATCCCATCTCCAACACCGATCAGAGGCTTCCACCACCTATTCCCGGACTTGGGAGGGCGGTGGATCAGTCCCATTTGGAGCTGGAGAACAATTTAATCATGCAAGGGGAGCTGGAAAGCCTGAAAGAGCAGAAGACGTTGGAGACGTTGAATCTGTCCGCTATGGGTCCTCCTCCACTGCTACCTGGAATCTTACGAGAGGAACCACCTGAATACATGATGGAGCTCTACAATCGCTTTGCTAATGATCGCAATTCTGTGCCCAGTGCCAGCATCATCCGCAGTTTTAAGAATGAGG ACTCCTCTCCAAGCACAGTCGGCGTTGGCGGAGTAAGGCGCCACCCACTCCTGTTCAACGTATCAGTCCCCCATCACGAACGCATCATTGCGGCCGAACTCCGACTATACACTCTGGTCCAGACCGACCGCCACCTCTTCGCCGGCGTCGACCGCAAAGTCACAATTTACGAACTACTCGGCGACGAAAACGAGAATTCGGAAGGTAGCAACAACTCCGAGTTCGGGAAGGAGCATACGGAAATATTGGAGTTGGCTTCCAGGCAAGTATACGGCACCGACAACGGCTGGGAGGCGTTCAACCTCACCGCCGCCGTCCAGCGGTGGCGTAAATCTGTGGACGACAGCACACGCCGATTGGAAGTCCACATTGACAGCGTGGAAGGCGACTCTCAATACGTCTCCACGGAAAACCATAACGGAATATTTGACGAAGACATGAAGATCGACACGAGTGCGAAGGAAAAACATAAACCCCTTCTGATCGTTTTCTCCGATGATGAAAGCGGCGACCATCGGGACGACAAGGAAGAGCTAAACGAAATGATCGAGCACGAAACCTCGGACGCCATCCTCTCAAATTATCTGGAAAAAGACCCCCGGGGCGAGTCTGGCGGCGACGGATACTCCGAGCCGGATGAAGAAGACCTGATCCAGATGCGTTCTAACCTGATCTACGACACATCATCTCGCATACGTAGGAACGTCAAAGGTGACCACTGCGGGAGACGACCTCTACGAGTGGACTTCAAAGACATCGGATGGGACAGCTGGATCCTGGCGCCGAGCGATTACGAGGCCTACGAGTGCTCGGGTATTTGTACCTACCCGTTAACCAAACACGTCACGCCTACCAAACACGCCATCGTCCAAACACTAGTAAACATCAACAGTCCTCACAAAACAGCCCGAGCATGTTGCGTTCCCACTAAACTGGATCCCATCTCGCTCTTATACCTAGACGACACAGGCGTGGTTACGTATAAGCACAAGTACGAAGGCATGGTGGTAGCTGAGTGCGGCTGCCGATAA